A single Thermoanaerobacterium sp. RBIITD DNA region contains:
- a CDS encoding Cof-type HAD-IIB family hydrolase, translating to MKYKMVVVDVDGTLLNNNREITTITRDSVKKFRNMGGIFTLATGRGIKSASPYIEALNLDVPVILFNGCIIYHPFEKKILYKRFLPDTLYKLIAELWQTGRYNVNMLVFSLDGIFVKEITDIIRLYMAIDHVQCDVVEDMTCLNSIIKVMLIGNTKVSMQLVHDLKNMSKEPFTYVQSDEFFIEILPFSVTKGTTLKKLCELINININNVVAIGDQDNDKEMICTAGYGIAMGNADEKLKKCAKYIAKTNIQNGVSDVLEKIMKDII from the coding sequence ATGAAATATAAAATGGTAGTAGTTGACGTAGACGGAACCTTATTAAATAATAATAGAGAGATAACTACTATTACAAGAGATAGTGTAAAAAAATTTCGTAATATGGGAGGGATTTTTACATTAGCTACTGGACGTGGAATAAAGTCTGCATCGCCTTACATTGAAGCTTTAAATTTAGACGTACCTGTTATTTTGTTTAATGGGTGTATAATATACCATCCTTTTGAAAAGAAGATATTATATAAAAGATTTCTTCCTGACACTTTATATAAACTAATCGCCGAATTATGGCAAACAGGCAGATATAATGTTAATATGCTTGTATTCAGCCTTGATGGCATTTTTGTAAAGGAAATTACTGATATAATTAGATTATATATGGCTATAGACCATGTACAGTGTGACGTTGTTGAAGATATGACTTGTCTTAATAGCATAATAAAAGTAATGCTCATAGGTAATACCAAAGTATCTATGCAATTGGTACATGATTTAAAGAACATGTCTAAAGAACCATTTACATATGTACAATCAGATGAATTCTTTATAGAAATTTTACCATTTAGTGTTACAAAGGGCACTACATTGAAAAAGCTTTGTGAACTAATAAATATAAACATAAATAATGTTGTAGCAATTGGTGACCAAGATAATGATAAGGAAATGATTTGCACAGCAGGATACGGAATAGCCATGGGAAATGCGGATGAAAAATTGAAAAAATGTGCTAAATACATAGCTAAAACTAATATTCAAAACGGAGTAAGCGATGTACTTGAAAAAATCATGAAAGACATAATATAA
- a CDS encoding Ku protein: MRSMWKGAINFGLVSNPIKLYTTTEDHTIHFRQLHRDCKSPIKYEKYVLDPIYYDKTYFIAPEDIGTKPCILLRDSMKTKNRVAIAKVAIRSKQYLACIRVYNEKYIVMETMHFPDEIKSKKQFPPLREVNIYENKIKMSKQLIDTLTSEFKPEKYDDNYRKSLIKIIKSINCYFFRYSYIYFPFYLYNKKTKIPAKIFISNFNTKKPLTSLLEVRGSSIL; this comes from the coding sequence ATGCGCTCAATGTGGAAAGGTGCAATAAATTTTGGACTTGTAAGTAACCCGATAAAACTTTATACCACAACAGAAGACCATACAATACATTTTAGACAGCTTCATAGAGACTGTAAGTCACCAATAAAATACGAAAAATATGTCCTAGATCCTATATATTATGATAAAACATATTTTATAGCGCCAGAAGACATTGGTACTAAGCCATGTATTCTTTTAAGAGATTCAATGAAAACAAAAAACCGTGTTGCGATAGCAAAGGTTGCAATAAGGTCAAAGCAATACCTTGCATGTATTAGAGTATATAATGAAAAATATATAGTTATGGAAACAATGCACTTTCCTGATGAAATAAAAAGTAAAAAGCAGTTTCCTCCTTTAAGAGAAGTCAACATATACGAGAATAAAATAAAAATGTCAAAACAACTGATTGATACACTTACATCTGAATTTAAACCTGAAAAGTATGATGATAATTATAGAAAATCACTTATTAAAATTATTAAGTCCATAAATTGTTACTTTTTTAGATATAGTTATATTTATTTCCCCTTTTATTTGTACAACAAAAAAACAAAAATTCCTGCAAAAATTTTTATATCTAATTTCAATACCAAAAAACCCCTAACTTCATTATTAGAAGTTAGGGGTAGTTCAATTTTATAA
- a CDS encoding GGDEF and EAL domain-containing protein, whose product MANNSKKLRIENSKSFIEKSKKSIAYLKKKEEFLSRIFENEHMLIVVWTLDGKVIWFNRYTKAVIDIVVEEQTESIDVSSIIPKDMIIRIKEHFDDTEDRSIRYKGEKPMIMKNGREVYIMWHNSIICDDEGNKYIVSTGIDITDLKNAEMKLEEANSNLLALNEELISQQEELSAMNEELLAKEEELRQNLIEIQRQQDELKRSGERYKLVVEGAGDGLWDWDMITDTVYISERWKDIIGFDTEVVNNYCKTWAKFIHPRDVKTVINSLNRHLEKKSPFYSCEYRVKTKDGKYIWILSRGKALWDEDGRAIRMAGSHTDITERKQMESKLEYMAFYDTLTNLPRRDVFMDKLKDAMADARSNGKKFAVLFIDLDNFKSINDSLGHHIGDKLLKKVAKKLKACLRETDMVSRVGGDEFVILLTDISSIDDTNKVANRILELFNLPIKLNNHELYVTISMGIAIYPDHGKSERAILENADIAMYRAKRNGKDSFQYFDMVMRSEVEFVNAIKKDLRVALEKDQFLLYYQPIVDARTGKVVSMEALLRWQHPKKGMISPIHFIPIAEETRQIISIGEWALKTACNQIKEWLNMGYSGFSVSVNVSVHQLQQPDFAKVVCGILNEIEIESRYLELEITETVLIEAVDTVVENLYNLKEAGVKIIIDDFGTENSSFRYMQKFAVDGLKIDRSFVSEIKVDVNKAIVDAIILLGHRMKLRVTAEGVETKEQLDCLVECGCDEVQGYYFSKPLPPDEVIRTVQRSQ is encoded by the coding sequence ATGGCAAACAATAGTAAGAAGTTGCGTATTGAAAATAGTAAAAGTTTTATCGAAAAATCCAAGAAATCAATTGCTTATCTTAAGAAGAAAGAAGAATTCTTGAGTAGAATTTTTGAAAACGAGCATATGCTTATAGTAGTCTGGACATTGGATGGTAAAGTTATTTGGTTCAACAGATATACCAAAGCTGTAATTGATATAGTAGTCGAGGAACAAACAGAGAGTATAGATGTAAGTTCAATAATTCCCAAGGATATGATAATCCGCATAAAAGAACATTTTGACGATACTGAAGATAGAAGTATTCGTTACAAAGGTGAAAAACCAATGATTATGAAGAATGGCAGAGAAGTTTATATTATGTGGCATAATAGTATTATTTGTGATGATGAAGGGAACAAGTATATAGTTTCCACTGGCATAGACATTACAGACTTAAAGAATGCAGAAATGAAACTTGAAGAAGCAAATAGCAACCTTCTTGCTTTAAATGAGGAATTGATTTCACAACAGGAAGAACTATCTGCAATGAATGAAGAACTTCTGGCCAAAGAAGAAGAGTTGAGACAGAACTTAATTGAAATACAAAGGCAGCAGGATGAATTGAAAAGAAGTGGGGAACGCTACAAACTGGTAGTTGAAGGAGCAGGTGATGGACTATGGGATTGGGATATGATAACAGATACGGTATACATATCTGAAAGATGGAAGGATATCATTGGTTTTGATACGGAAGTAGTGAATAACTACTGTAAAACATGGGCTAAATTTATTCATCCAAGAGATGTTAAAACAGTTATCAATAGTCTGAATAGGCATCTCGAGAAAAAGTCACCATTTTATTCATGCGAATATAGGGTAAAAACAAAAGACGGTAAGTATATATGGATTTTAAGTAGAGGAAAGGCATTATGGGATGAAGACGGTAGAGCAATAAGAATGGCAGGGTCGCATACGGATATTACTGAACGTAAGCAAATGGAGAGCAAGTTAGAATACATGGCATTTTATGACACTTTAACCAACCTGCCACGTCGTGATGTTTTTATGGACAAACTCAAAGATGCTATGGCAGATGCAAGAAGTAATGGAAAGAAATTTGCGGTACTTTTTATTGACCTTGATAATTTTAAATCTATCAATGACTCTTTGGGACACCATATAGGTGACAAGCTATTGAAGAAAGTTGCAAAGAAACTAAAAGCGTGCCTGCGTGAAACAGATATGGTATCCAGAGTGGGCGGTGATGAGTTTGTCATTTTACTTACTGACATAAGTAGTATTGACGATACGAACAAGGTTGCAAATAGAATATTGGAACTATTTAACCTGCCAATAAAGCTAAATAATCATGAACTGTATGTCACTATTAGCATGGGTATTGCCATATATCCTGACCATGGAAAAAGTGAAAGGGCTATACTTGAAAATGCGGATATAGCCATGTACAGGGCTAAAAGAAATGGAAAAGATAGTTTCCAATATTTTGACATGGTTATGAGAAGTGAGGTAGAATTTGTTAACGCAATAAAAAAGGATTTGAGGGTGGCTTTGGAAAAAGATCAGTTCCTTTTGTACTATCAGCCTATTGTTGATGCAAGGACTGGTAAAGTAGTTAGTATGGAGGCACTATTAAGGTGGCAGCATCCTAAAAAAGGAATGATTAGTCCCATTCATTTTATTCCCATTGCAGAAGAGACACGACAGATAATATCTATAGGTGAGTGGGCGTTAAAGACAGCTTGCAACCAGATAAAAGAGTGGCTTAATATGGGGTATTCTGGTTTCAGTGTTTCGGTGAATGTTTCGGTGCATCAGCTGCAGCAGCCTGATTTTGCAAAGGTTGTTTGTGGTATACTGAACGAAATTGAGATTGAATCGAGATATCTGGAACTGGAGATAACTGAAACTGTCCTTATAGAAGCAGTGGATACGGTAGTTGAAAATCTTTATAATTTGAAGGAAGCGGGGGTTAAAATAATAATAGATGATTTCGGGACGGAAAACAGTTCTTTCAGATATATGCAAAAATTTGCAGTTGATGGTTTAAAAATAGACAGGTCGTTTGTGAGCGAAATAAAAGTAGATGTAAATAAGGCTATTGTTGATGCGATTATTTTATTGGGACATAGGATGAAACTCCGCGTTACTGCTGAAGGTGTGGAAACAAAAGAACAACTTGATTGTCTTGTAGAGTGTGGGTGTGACGAAGTTCAAGGTTATTATTTCAGCAAACCTTTGCCTCCAGACGAGGTTATTCGAACTGTTCAGAGAAGTCAATAA
- a CDS encoding homocysteine synthase, translated as MSEERKLKFDTLQVHAGQKPDPTTGSMAVPIYQTTSYVFKDTDHAAALFNLKEAGNIYTRIMNPTNDVFEQRIAALEGGVGAVATASGSAAIMYSILNIAGAGDEIVSASTLYGGTYNLFALTLPKLGIKTTFVNPDDPENFRKAITDRTKALYIETIGNPGINIPDFEVIAKIAHENKIPLIVDNTFATPYLFRPFEYGADIVVHSATKFIGGHGTSIGGVIVDSGKFDWVGSGKFKEFVEPDPSYHGLKYVETFGPAAYITKVRVQLLRDTGAALSPFNAFLFIQGLETLSLRVQRHVENAQKVAEFLASNPNVTWVNYPGLKENKYHELAKKYLPKGAGSILTFGIKGGINAGIKFINSLELFSLLANVGDAKSLVIHPASTTHSQLNEEELLSAGVTPDQIRLSIGIEDPDDIIYDLDQALKKAAE; from the coding sequence ATGAGTGAAGAAAGAAAGTTAAAGTTTGATACATTGCAGGTACATGCGGGGCAAAAACCAGATCCTACGACAGGTTCAATGGCTGTTCCAATCTATCAGACAACATCCTATGTGTTTAAAGATACTGACCATGCTGCAGCATTGTTCAATCTTAAAGAGGCAGGAAACATATATACGAGAATCATGAATCCGACAAATGATGTATTTGAGCAGAGAATTGCCGCACTAGAAGGAGGAGTAGGTGCGGTTGCAACAGCATCTGGTTCTGCAGCTATAATGTACTCCATACTGAATATAGCAGGTGCCGGTGATGAAATAGTATCTGCAAGCACACTATATGGTGGGACATACAACCTTTTTGCTTTAACATTGCCTAAACTTGGCATTAAAACGACATTTGTTAATCCAGATGATCCTGAAAATTTCAGAAAAGCAATAACAGACAGAACAAAGGCGTTGTATATAGAGACAATAGGAAATCCAGGAATAAATATACCTGATTTCGAGGTCATAGCAAAAATAGCGCATGAGAATAAAATACCGCTAATTGTAGACAACACATTTGCAACACCATATCTCTTCCGCCCATTTGAATATGGAGCAGATATAGTAGTACATTCAGCGACAAAGTTTATAGGAGGGCATGGGACATCAATAGGAGGAGTAATAGTAGATTCAGGAAAATTTGATTGGGTAGGAAGTGGGAAGTTTAAAGAATTCGTAGAACCAGATCCAAGTTATCATGGGTTAAAATATGTGGAGACATTTGGACCTGCGGCATACATAACAAAAGTAAGAGTACAGCTTCTTAGAGACACCGGTGCAGCTTTGAGCCCATTCAATGCTTTCTTATTTATACAAGGACTAGAGACTTTGTCATTAAGAGTTCAAAGGCATGTGGAAAATGCACAAAAGGTAGCAGAATTCTTAGCAAGCAATCCAAATGTGACGTGGGTTAACTATCCTGGACTTAAAGAAAATAAATATCATGAGCTTGCAAAGAAATACCTACCGAAAGGTGCTGGATCAATATTGACATTTGGAATAAAAGGTGGAATAAATGCTGGAATCAAATTCATAAACAGCCTTGAATTATTCTCATTGCTTGCAAATGTAGGTGATGCAAAGTCTTTGGTAATTCATCCAGCAAGTACTACCCATTCACAGCTAAACGAAGAAGAATTGTTATCAGCAGGAGTAACGCCTGATCAAATTAGACTATCAATAGGCATAGAAGACCCCGACGACATAATATATGACCTTGATCAAGCACTTAAAAAGGCAGCAGAATAA
- a CDS encoding cysteine synthase family protein, producing the protein MEYAEEISDLIGNTPLLKITHFDIPSYVNIFAKLENMNPGGSVKDRTCYYMIKDAEDKGLIKKGSTIIEPTAGNTGIGLALALLNKGYKVIFVVPTKFSVEKQILMKALGAEIVNTPKELGMKGAMDKAYELAKEIKDSFIPNQFKNMSNVRAHYETTGPEIYDALDGNVDILIAGAGTGGTFTGVVKYLKEKNPKIKGVLADPIGSIIGGGDIVKCYKIEGIGNDFIPDTMDVSLIDDVEKVTDDEAFYYVNELARKEGLFIGSSSGAAFAAAIKQANKQKESKNIVVVFPDRSDRYFSENLYRF; encoded by the coding sequence ATGGAATATGCAGAGGAAATCAGTGATTTAATTGGCAATACACCACTTCTAAAAATAACTCATTTTGATATACCTTCATATGTAAACATCTTTGCTAAACTTGAAAATATGAACCCTGGTGGCTCTGTAAAAGATAGAACATGCTATTATATGATAAAAGATGCTGAAGATAAGGGATTAATAAAAAAAGGTTCAACGATAATCGAACCTACTGCTGGGAATACAGGCATTGGTCTTGCACTTGCATTATTGAATAAAGGTTATAAAGTCATATTTGTAGTACCAACTAAATTTTCAGTAGAAAAACAGATACTAATGAAAGCTTTAGGTGCTGAAATAGTTAATACGCCTAAAGAGCTTGGAATGAAAGGAGCGATGGATAAAGCATATGAATTAGCGAAGGAAATTAAAGACTCATTTATACCAAACCAGTTTAAAAATATGTCAAATGTAAGGGCTCATTATGAAACAACAGGACCAGAGATATATGATGCTTTGGATGGAAATGTAGATATACTTATTGCTGGAGCAGGTACTGGTGGAACGTTCACAGGTGTAGTTAAATATTTAAAAGAGAAGAATCCTAAAATAAAAGGTGTGCTTGCTGATCCTATTGGTTCAATAATCGGTGGTGGAGATATAGTAAAATGCTATAAAATAGAGGGCATAGGTAATGACTTTATACCTGATACTATGGATGTAAGCTTAATAGATGATGTTGAAAAGGTAACTGATGATGAAGCCTTTTATTACGTAAACGAACTTGCAAGAAAAGAAGGCTTATTTATTGGATCATCATCAGGTGCTGCTTTTGCTGCGGCTATAAAACAGGCAAATAAGCAAAAAGAATCAAAAAATATAGTTGTAGTATTTCCTGATAGATCTGATAGGTATTTTAGTGAAAATTTATATAGATTTTAA
- a CDS encoding bifunctional cystathionine gamma-lyase/homocysteine desulfhydrase, with the protein MRKETILIHGGIFGDERTGAVSTPIYQTSTFKQDAVGKDRGYEYSRTGNPTRESLEKLINDLEGGKGGFAFASGMAAISTVLMLFNAGDEVIVSNNVYGGTFRVLDKVFKRLGIVSKFIDTSSKENVIKNITKNTKAIFYETPTNPLMTITNIREISRIAKEYSILSIVDNTFMMPYFQRPIELGADIVVHSATKYLGGHSDVVAGLVVVNSEELAHKIHFLQNAIGGILGPQDSYLVIRGIKTLSVRMERHEQNAKEITNWLLKQPEVEKVYYPGLPTHPGYDIAKEQMDGFGGMISFELKDKDTALKLLNNVRLITLAESLGGYESLISYPVKMTHVSIPEEERLKLGITDKLVRLSVGLENYLDLIDDLKNAIRG; encoded by the coding sequence ATGAGGAAAGAGACAATATTAATTCATGGAGGTATATTTGGTGATGAAAGAACAGGTGCAGTATCAACGCCTATATACCAAACATCGACATTTAAACAGGATGCTGTAGGAAAAGATAGAGGTTATGAGTATTCAAGAACAGGTAATCCAACACGAGAATCATTAGAAAAGCTGATAAATGATCTAGAGGGTGGAAAGGGTGGTTTTGCCTTTGCATCTGGCATGGCAGCAATATCAACAGTTTTGATGCTTTTTAATGCTGGTGACGAGGTAATAGTTTCAAATAATGTTTATGGAGGAACATTCAGGGTACTTGATAAAGTATTTAAAAGACTCGGTATAGTGTCAAAATTTATTGACACATCCTCGAAAGAAAATGTTATAAAAAACATAACAAAAAATACAAAGGCAATATTTTATGAAACACCTACAAATCCTCTTATGACAATTACAAATATCAGAGAAATTTCAAGAATAGCTAAAGAATATAGCATACTTTCGATAGTTGATAATACTTTTATGATGCCATATTTCCAAAGACCTATTGAATTAGGTGCAGACATAGTTGTTCATAGTGCAACAAAATACCTTGGGGGCCATAGCGATGTTGTGGCAGGCCTTGTTGTTGTTAATAGTGAAGAATTAGCTCATAAAATTCATTTTCTGCAAAATGCAATTGGTGGTATTTTAGGACCGCAGGATTCTTATCTTGTGATTAGGGGAATAAAAACTCTTAGTGTCAGAATGGAAAGACATGAGCAAAATGCGAAAGAAATCACAAATTGGCTTTTGAAACAGCCAGAGGTAGAAAAAGTTTATTATCCAGGTTTACCTACACATCCAGGATATGATATTGCAAAAGAGCAGATGGACGGCTTTGGAGGCATGATTTCATTTGAGTTAAAAGATAAAGATACGGCATTAAAATTATTAAATAATGTAAGACTAATTACACTTGCTGAAAGTCTTGGTGGATACGAAAGCTTAATTTCATATCCAGTAAAAATGACACATGTGTCTATACCAGAGGAAGAAAGATTGAAACTCGGCATAACCGATAAGCTAGTAAGACTATCAGTTGGACTTGAGAATTATCTGGATTTAATTGATGATTTAAAAAATGCGATAAGGGGTTGA